One window of Chloroflexota bacterium genomic DNA carries:
- a CDS encoding DUF2029 domain-containing protein, with protein sequence MPKALTVPRRSLVRLGLALTLAALAWELWRWAGQGFTFHIDDFVEYWAAGRLFLSGGNPYDPPSLLRVQRSVGWADPQPLMMWNPPWTLALVIPFSLLPYTLGRIAWFISQTGFLLLSGGLLWRIYQPHDRRVWPGLVLSMIFVPSLFAIRMGQIAPFLLAGWVGFLWFQRQRRDVLAGACLALPAAKPHLLYLFWILLLLWVWQNRRWKILAGLAATLMLTTGLLMARSPALPAQYLATFTQEPPLYWATPTIGAILRLIFGIDRSWLQFLPPALGALLGLFLMRRWGSGWTWEDRGPLILLLSVSTAAFGWSLDQPILLPAIILSFARAWRTPQSRTIWLVAFGIVEILALSFNLLSISDIWYVWLAPAWLCVYLLSTRVAPHPEPSSPHT encoded by the coding sequence ATGCCCAAAGCCTTGACCGTGCCAAGACGCTCCCTGGTGCGCCTCGGGCTTGCCCTGACGCTGGCGGCATTGGCCTGGGAGCTCTGGCGTTGGGCGGGACAGGGGTTCACCTTCCACATCGACGATTTCGTCGAGTACTGGGCGGCCGGCCGGCTGTTCCTGTCCGGCGGCAACCCCTACGACCCGCCGAGCCTCCTCCGGGTACAGCGATCGGTCGGATGGGCGGATCCCCAGCCGCTCATGATGTGGAATCCCCCCTGGACGCTGGCGCTGGTGATCCCGTTCAGCCTGCTCCCCTACACCCTGGGGCGCATCGCCTGGTTCATCTCACAGACGGGGTTCCTGCTGCTCAGCGGCGGCCTGTTATGGCGGATCTACCAACCTCATGACCGGCGCGTGTGGCCCGGGCTGGTGCTCAGCATGATCTTCGTGCCCTCCCTGTTCGCGATCCGCATGGGGCAGATCGCCCCATTCCTGCTGGCGGGTTGGGTGGGCTTTCTATGGTTCCAGCGCCAACGGCGCGACGTGCTGGCCGGAGCCTGTCTGGCGCTCCCGGCCGCCAAGCCCCACCTGCTCTACCTATTCTGGATCCTCCTCCTCCTGTGGGTATGGCAGAACCGGCGATGGAAGATCCTGGCCGGCCTGGCGGCAACCCTCATGCTGACGACCGGGCTGCTGATGGCCCGATCCCCCGCCCTGCCGGCGCAATACCTGGCCACCTTCACCCAGGAGCCGCCGCTGTACTGGGCGACGCCCACCATCGGGGCCATTCTGCGGCTCATCTTCGGGATCGACCGGTCCTGGCTGCAGTTCCTGCCGCCGGCCCTGGGGGCCCTACTGGGCCTGTTCCTCATGCGGCGATGGGGGAGCGGATGGACCTGGGAGGACAGAGGGCCACTTATCCTACTCCTGTCCGTGAGCACGGCCGCCTTTGGATGGTCCCTGGATCAGCCGATCCTGCTCCCGGCGATCATCCTCTCCTTCGCTCGCGCGTGGCGAACGCCGCAGAGTCGAACGATCTGGCTGGTCGCCTTCGGGATAGTGGAGATCCTGGCTCTGAGCTTCAACCTGCTCAGCATCTCGGACATCTGGTATGTATGGCTCGCGCCGGCGTGGCTATGCGTGTATCTCCTCTCCACGCGAGTCGCGCCCCATCCTGAGCCCTCCTCCCCGCACACCTGA